One window of Robiginitalea biformata HTCC2501 genomic DNA carries:
- a CDS encoding alpha-1,4-glucan--maltose-1-phosphate maltosyltransferase, with product MFRQERVVIDAVRPQLDCGKFFIKRVVGDTVEVSADILPDGHDVMQAEVLYKHQSERRWDSVRMLPLENDRYQASFTVAKQGFYQYKVWGWVDYALNWQHGIGAKIRDGQHVRSELLDGVQYLEHLAKDAGKADRAYARDLIPVFEDADRYDQAVEAAVSDRLHELFMEHPERRLANTTEPLEVYVDRKKAEFSTWYEFFPRSASPTPGKHGTFADCERLLPRIAEMGFDTVYFPPIHPIGEKNRKGKNNTTEAEEGDCGVPWAIGSRHGGHRAIHPELGTEEDFRQLVRKAGEHGLEIAMDLAFQAAPDHPYIAEHPEWFRKRPDGTMQYAENPPKKYQDIVNFYFETPAYKALWKELLEVTLQWVGFGVTIFRVDNPHTKPYYFWNWLIAEVKKKHPDVLFLAEAFSRPRIMQQLAKQGFSQSYTYFTWREHKQELIDYMVELTQTDMREYYRPNFWPNTPDINPHHLQNAGEAIHLIRYGLAATLSGNIGIYGPVFEYMANAPLPGKEEYLDCEKYEIRHWDWGVKNKLTHVISKVNAIRREHPALQQTNNIYFCGLENPQMLAYYKWDHLRQDEILVVISLDQFGSQSGFVRIPWEAMGPNSGGALEVVDLMTQTSYRWDKEWNYAELHPGLPFHIFHIRR from the coding sequence ATGTTCCGACAAGAACGCGTAGTTATCGATGCCGTGAGGCCCCAGTTGGACTGCGGCAAATTTTTTATCAAACGGGTGGTAGGGGATACCGTGGAGGTATCCGCCGACATCCTTCCGGACGGTCACGACGTAATGCAGGCCGAGGTACTCTACAAACACCAATCGGAGCGGCGTTGGGACAGCGTGCGGATGCTGCCCCTGGAAAACGACCGTTACCAGGCCTCCTTTACCGTTGCCAAACAGGGATTCTATCAGTACAAGGTCTGGGGATGGGTGGATTACGCCCTGAACTGGCAACACGGGATCGGGGCAAAGATCCGGGACGGGCAGCACGTCCGGAGCGAATTGCTCGACGGGGTGCAATACCTGGAACACCTGGCCAAAGATGCCGGAAAAGCCGACCGGGCTTATGCCAGGGACCTGATCCCGGTATTTGAGGATGCAGACCGGTACGACCAGGCGGTGGAGGCCGCGGTTTCCGACCGCCTGCACGAGCTCTTTATGGAGCACCCGGAGCGCCGGCTGGCAAATACCACGGAACCCCTGGAGGTTTACGTAGACCGGAAGAAGGCGGAGTTCAGTACGTGGTACGAGTTTTTTCCGCGTTCGGCTTCCCCGACCCCCGGAAAACACGGCACCTTCGCGGATTGCGAGCGGTTGCTGCCCCGGATTGCGGAGATGGGTTTCGACACGGTCTATTTCCCCCCGATCCACCCGATCGGGGAAAAGAACCGGAAAGGCAAAAACAATACCACCGAGGCGGAGGAAGGGGACTGCGGGGTCCCCTGGGCCATCGGGTCGCGCCACGGCGGGCACCGGGCCATCCACCCGGAACTGGGAACCGAGGAGGATTTCCGGCAGTTGGTCCGGAAAGCCGGGGAACACGGGTTGGAGATCGCCATGGACCTGGCCTTCCAGGCAGCCCCGGACCACCCGTACATTGCGGAGCACCCCGAATGGTTCCGCAAGCGGCCGGACGGCACGATGCAGTACGCGGAAAACCCGCCGAAGAAATACCAGGACATTGTCAACTTTTATTTCGAAACACCCGCATACAAGGCGCTCTGGAAGGAATTGCTGGAAGTAACCCTCCAATGGGTCGGCTTCGGGGTAACGATTTTCAGGGTGGACAACCCGCATACAAAACCCTACTATTTCTGGAACTGGCTGATTGCCGAAGTCAAAAAGAAACACCCGGACGTCCTGTTCCTGGCCGAGGCGTTTTCCCGCCCGAGGATCATGCAGCAACTGGCCAAACAGGGCTTTTCCCAGTCCTACACCTATTTTACGTGGCGGGAGCACAAACAGGAGCTGATCGACTATATGGTGGAGCTCACCCAAACGGATATGCGGGAGTACTACCGGCCGAACTTCTGGCCGAATACCCCGGACATCAACCCGCACCACCTGCAGAACGCGGGGGAAGCGATCCACCTGATCCGCTATGGGCTGGCAGCCACGCTCTCGGGGAATATTGGGATCTACGGGCCCGTTTTTGAGTATATGGCCAATGCCCCGCTGCCCGGCAAGGAGGAGTACCTGGATTGCGAGAAGTACGAGATCCGCCACTGGGACTGGGGGGTGAAAAACAAACTGACGCACGTCATTTCCAAGGTGAATGCCATCCGCCGGGAACACCCGGCCCTGCAACAGACCAACAACATCTATTTCTGCGGCCTGGAAAACCCGCAGATGCTGGCCTATTATAAGTGGGATCACTTGCGCCAGGATGAAATCCTGGTGGTTATCAGCCTGGACCAGTTCGGCAGCCAGAGCGGGTTTGTGCGCATCCCCTGGGAAGCCATGGGGCCGAATTCCGGCGGGGCCCTGGAAGTGGTGGATTTGATGACCCAGACCAGCTATCGATGGGACAAGGAATGGAACTACGCGGAGTTGCATCCCGGCCTTCCTTTCCATATCTTTCATATCAGAAGATAG